The following are from one region of the Gossypium hirsutum isolate 1008001.06 chromosome D03, Gossypium_hirsutum_v2.1, whole genome shotgun sequence genome:
- the LOC107920730 gene encoding protein RGF1 INDUCIBLE TRANSCRIPTION FACTOR 1 — translation MVGPRSVPHRLGMLLGEKFFDPCLLHESAKKNEKNIFCLTCCITICPHCLPLHRPHRRLQIRRYVYQDVIRLSDAQKFINCSLVQPYTTNSAKVVFLNERPMSRPFRGSGNFCIKCDRSLQDPFLYCSISCKINHIESSKPGGKKLEPPSNELLPFLYKTRTDFSFLDLQEDPQMAYDFGNGGGGDGNAMNCKANKRSSILMPQAESNSRRKGVPHRSPLN, via the exons ATG GTTGGTCCAAGATCAGTTCCTCATCGGCTTGGAATGCTCCTTGGTGAAAAATTCTTTGATCCTTGTTTACTTCATGAATCtgctaagaaaaatgaaaagaacatTTTTTGCTTGACTTGTTGTATTACTATATGTCCTCATTGCTTGCCTCTTCATCGTCCTCATCGTCGTTTACAG ATAAGAAGATATGTTTATCAAGATGTTATAAGGTTGAGTGATGCTCAAAAGTTTATCAATTGTTCCCTTGTTCAA CCTTACACAACAAACAGTGCCAAAGTAGTGTTTTTGAATGAAAGGCCAATGTCAAGACCATTTAGAGGCTCTGGTAATTTCTGTATAAAATGTGACCGTAGCTTACAAGACCCATTTTTGTATTGTTCCATCTCTTGTAAG ATCAATCATATAGAGAGTTCCAAGCCTGGTGGAAAAAAACTTGAACCCCCAAGCAATGAATTGCTTCCATTTTTATACAAAACCAGGACTGATTTCAGCTTCTTAGATCTCCAAGAGGATCCTCAAATGGCTTATGACTTTGgcaatggtggtggtggtgatggcAATGCAATGAACTGCAAGGCCAACAAAAGAAGCTCCATTTTAATGCCACAAGCTGAAAGTAATAGCCGCAGGAAAGGTGTGCCTCACAGATCACCTTTGAATTGA